The Streptomyces spororaveus genome includes a region encoding these proteins:
- a CDS encoding acyltransferase, producing the protein MPKKQNTFSSLTAARRRLASRVVHTGWRWMQRAGAVTAQTPGRLRFGAIGDGTRLAFPQGTVFGERWIRLGGHCIIGEQVTLTAGMMPDLDLGAEPMLILGDGVVIGRNSHVIADARITIGSNTFCGPGVYITSTNHSYDDPHEPVGRQWPRSEPVEIGPGCWLGTGAVILPGARLGRNVVVAAGAVVRGEVPDHAVVAGAPARVVRRWQPETGWQPPLRTPAPVPIPDGMTPEQLRGLAELAEAEPA; encoded by the coding sequence GTGCCGAAGAAACAGAACACGTTCTCATCTCTGACGGCCGCGCGCCGCCGGCTGGCGAGCCGCGTGGTCCACACCGGCTGGCGCTGGATGCAGCGGGCCGGCGCGGTCACCGCGCAGACCCCGGGGCGGCTCAGGTTCGGTGCGATCGGGGACGGCACCCGGCTCGCCTTCCCGCAGGGCACGGTCTTCGGCGAGCGGTGGATCCGGCTCGGCGGGCACTGCATCATCGGCGAGCAGGTCACCCTCACCGCCGGGATGATGCCGGACCTCGACCTGGGCGCCGAGCCGATGCTGATCCTCGGCGACGGGGTGGTCATCGGCCGCAACAGCCATGTCATCGCGGACGCCCGCATCACCATCGGGTCGAACACCTTCTGTGGCCCCGGCGTCTACATCACCTCCACCAACCACAGCTACGACGACCCGCACGAGCCCGTCGGACGGCAGTGGCCGCGCAGCGAGCCCGTGGAGATCGGCCCGGGATGCTGGCTCGGCACCGGCGCGGTGATCCTGCCGGGCGCGCGCCTCGGTCGCAACGTGGTGGTGGCCGCGGGCGCCGTCGTACGGGGCGAGGTGCCCGACCACGCCGTGGTGGCGGGCGCGCCGGCGCGCGTCGTCCGGCGCTGGCAGCCGGAGACGGGCTGGCAGCCGCCGCTGCGCACGCCGGCACCGGTACCGATTCCGGACGGGATGACGCCGGAGCAGCTACGCGGTCTGGCCGAGCTCGCGGAAGCCGAGCCCGCGTAG
- a CDS encoding ankyrin repeat domain-containing protein, whose product MTAAETSGPDWSDEGRSEQYHPLVNGLGRAAERGDTALVRRLLGGGAEVDAWVPGGRRALDLASCAGHAEVVRLLVEAGADPRLDAGPYGEATPLALAAMNGHTDVARALLDAGAPPGGPAGRMRYVPLVLAATSAERGNPRLVDLLLDRGADIEEEMRGRTALDWAARFGFPDTAERLLARGAALTERTLREERDGRARREGRRFTGRATPGTRRPDHEALRALLLAARDSRGTV is encoded by the coding sequence GTGACGGCAGCGGAGACCTCCGGGCCGGACTGGTCCGACGAGGGCCGCTCGGAGCAGTACCACCCACTGGTGAACGGGCTCGGGCGGGCGGCCGAGCGCGGCGACACGGCCCTGGTACGGCGCCTGCTGGGCGGGGGAGCCGAGGTCGACGCCTGGGTTCCCGGCGGCCGCAGGGCACTGGACCTGGCGTCGTGCGCCGGACACGCCGAGGTCGTCCGGCTCCTCGTCGAGGCGGGCGCCGACCCCCGGCTCGACGCCGGCCCCTACGGCGAGGCGACGCCGCTGGCCCTGGCCGCGATGAACGGGCACACGGACGTCGCCCGGGCCCTCCTCGACGCCGGCGCCCCGCCGGGCGGCCCGGCCGGCCGGATGCGCTACGTACCGCTGGTCCTCGCGGCCACGTCCGCGGAGCGCGGGAACCCGCGACTGGTCGACCTGCTGCTGGACCGGGGCGCCGACATCGAGGAGGAGATGCGGGGGCGCACCGCGCTCGACTGGGCCGCCCGCTTCGGCTTCCCGGACACGGCGGAGCGGCTGCTCGCACGGGGCGCCGCCCTCACCGAGCGGACCCTGCGGGAAGAGCGGGACGGGCGGGCGCGGCGGGAGGGGCGGCGGTTCACCGGCCGTGCGACACCCGGCACACGCCGCCCCGACCACGAGGCCCTCAGGGCCCTGCTCCTGGCCGCGCGGGACTCCCGGGGGACGGTCTAG
- a CDS encoding patatin-like phospholipase family protein — protein sequence MGGEGGGTALVLGGGGLTGVGWECGILYGLARAGVDLTTADLVVGTSAGSVVGAQLTSGLLTPQELYERQLGKAEGEAAAKLGAGLIARYAVAMARSRTGTAYRQRVGAMALAADTVGEDERRGILAARLVSHEWPERRLVVTAVDALSGELKAFDRQSGDGLLDAVSASCAVPGVWPPVTVGGRRFIDGGIRSATNADLAADHARVVIIAPMSLGSGLVPSPAAQAERLREAGARVLLITPSPAARKAFGRNVLDPARRDPAARAGLAQAAEHVAQAAAVWSGGAV from the coding sequence ATGGGCGGCGAGGGCGGCGGCACGGCACTGGTACTCGGCGGCGGGGGACTGACCGGCGTCGGCTGGGAGTGCGGAATCCTGTACGGCCTCGCCCGCGCCGGAGTGGACCTCACCACCGCGGACCTCGTCGTCGGCACCTCGGCCGGTTCGGTGGTCGGGGCCCAGCTGACGTCCGGACTGCTCACGCCGCAGGAGCTGTACGAGCGCCAGCTCGGGAAGGCCGAGGGCGAGGCCGCGGCGAAACTGGGGGCCGGCCTCATCGCCCGGTACGCCGTCGCGATGGCGCGCTCGCGCACCGGCACGGCCTACCGGCAGCGGGTCGGCGCGATGGCGCTGGCCGCCGACACCGTGGGGGAGGACGAGCGGCGCGGGATCCTGGCCGCCCGGCTGGTCTCCCACGAGTGGCCCGAACGGCGGCTCGTCGTCACGGCGGTGGACGCCCTCAGCGGTGAGCTCAAGGCCTTCGACCGGCAGAGCGGCGACGGCCTCCTCGACGCGGTCTCGGCGAGCTGCGCGGTGCCGGGCGTATGGCCGCCGGTGACCGTAGGGGGCCGCCGTTTCATCGACGGCGGTATCCGCTCCGCCACCAACGCCGACCTGGCCGCCGACCACGCGCGCGTGGTGATCATCGCGCCGATGTCGCTCGGCTCCGGGCTGGTCCCCTCGCCGGCGGCGCAGGCCGAGCGGCTGCGGGAGGCGGGGGCACGCGTGCTGCTGATCACCCCGTCCCCCGCCGCCCGCAAGGCCTTCGGCCGCAACGTGCTGGATCCGGCGCGGCGGGACCCGGCGGCGCGGGCGGGCCTGGCGCAGGCCGCAGAGCATGTGGCGCAGGCGGCGGCGGTCTGGTCGGGCGGGGCCGTCTGA
- the tuf gene encoding elongation factor Tu has translation MAKTAFVRTKPHLNIGTMGHVDHGKTTLTAAITKVLAESGGASFVPFDRIDRAPEESRRGITINLTHVEYETDTRHYAHVDMPGHADYIKNMVTGAAQLDGAILVVSALDGVMPQTAEHVLLARQVGVDHIVVALNKADAGDPELTDLVELEVRELLTTHGYGGDAAPVVRVSGLGALEGDPRWTQAIQALLDAVDTYVPTPVRYTDAPFLLSVENVLTITGRGTVVTGAVERGTVRLGDRVAVLGGDGEPAETVVTGLETFGKPMESAEAGDNVALLLRGVPRDGVRRGHVVAAPGSVTPRRRFSAQVYVLSGREGGRTTPVSSGYRPQFYIRTADVVGDVDLGEAAVARPGETVTMTVELGRDVPLESGLGFAIREGGRTVGAGTVTAVLG, from the coding sequence ATGGCCAAGACGGCCTTCGTGCGCACCAAGCCGCACCTCAACATCGGCACCATGGGTCACGTCGACCACGGCAAGACCACCCTCACCGCCGCCATCACCAAGGTGCTCGCCGAGAGCGGCGGCGCCTCCTTCGTGCCCTTCGACCGCATCGACCGGGCTCCGGAGGAGTCCCGGCGCGGCATCACCATCAACCTCACGCACGTCGAGTACGAGACCGACACCCGCCACTACGCCCACGTGGACATGCCCGGTCACGCCGACTACATCAAGAACATGGTCACGGGCGCCGCCCAGCTCGACGGGGCGATCCTCGTCGTCTCCGCACTCGACGGGGTCATGCCACAGACGGCCGAGCACGTGCTCCTCGCCCGGCAGGTCGGCGTCGACCACATCGTGGTGGCCCTCAACAAGGCCGACGCCGGGGACCCGGAGCTCACCGACCTGGTCGAGCTGGAGGTCCGCGAGCTGCTCACCACGCACGGGTACGGCGGCGACGCCGCTCCGGTCGTACGGGTCTCCGGACTCGGCGCGCTGGAGGGCGACCCGCGGTGGACGCAGGCGATCCAGGCGCTGCTGGATGCGGTGGACACCTACGTACCGACCCCGGTGCGCTACACGGACGCGCCCTTCCTGCTGTCGGTGGAGAACGTGCTGACCATCACCGGGCGCGGGACCGTCGTGACCGGCGCCGTCGAGCGCGGCACCGTACGCCTCGGGGACCGCGTCGCGGTGCTCGGCGGCGACGGCGAGCCGGCGGAGACGGTCGTCACCGGGCTGGAGACCTTCGGGAAGCCGATGGAGTCCGCCGAGGCCGGGGACAACGTCGCGCTGCTGCTGCGCGGGGTGCCGCGCGACGGCGTGCGCCGCGGGCACGTGGTGGCCGCGCCCGGCAGCGTGACACCGCGACGCCGGTTCAGTGCGCAGGTGTACGTGCTCTCCGGGCGCGAGGGCGGCCGTACGACGCCGGTCTCCAGCGGCTACCGGCCCCAGTTCTACATCCGCACCGCCGACGTGGTGGGGGACGTCGACCTGGGCGAGGCCGCCGTGGCCCGGCCCGGCGAGACGGTCACGATGACCGTCGAGCTCGGCCGGGACGTCCCGCTGGAGTCGGGGCTCGGCTTCGCGATCCGCGAGGGCGGACGCACCGTCGGCGCGGGCACGGTGACGGCCGTCCTGGGCTGA
- a CDS encoding spermidine synthase — MPDVDRDRAWLLTVDGAPQSYVDLDDPQHLEFEYVRRLAHVLDCVAEPGRALDLLHLGGGALTLPRYAAATRAGSRQTVVEFDGGLVELVAEHLPLAAGSGVTVHTADARAWLEAAPAASADVVVADVFGGSRVPAQLTSVEYARAAARVLRPGGLYAANLADGAPFDFLRAQVANFAEAFAELALIAEPAVLRGRRFGNAVLLASDVPLEVGALARRCAADAFPARVEYGDGLARFRKGAAPVTDADAAPSPAPPEGAFSLG, encoded by the coding sequence ATGCCGGACGTGGACCGCGACCGGGCCTGGCTGCTGACGGTCGACGGGGCCCCGCAGTCGTATGTGGACCTCGACGATCCGCAGCACCTGGAATTCGAGTACGTACGCCGCCTCGCGCACGTCCTGGACTGCGTCGCCGAGCCGGGGCGCGCCCTGGACCTCCTGCACCTCGGCGGCGGCGCACTCACCCTGCCGCGTTACGCGGCGGCGACGCGGGCCGGTTCCCGGCAGACGGTCGTCGAGTTCGACGGGGGCCTGGTCGAGCTGGTGGCCGAACACCTGCCGCTCGCTGCGGGCTCCGGGGTCACCGTGCACACCGCCGACGCCCGGGCCTGGCTGGAGGCCGCACCCGCGGCGAGCGCGGACGTGGTGGTGGCCGATGTGTTCGGCGGCTCGCGGGTGCCCGCGCAGCTGACGTCGGTGGAGTACGCCCGGGCGGCCGCGCGGGTGCTGCGGCCCGGCGGGCTGTACGCGGCGAACCTGGCCGACGGGGCGCCCTTCGACTTCCTGCGGGCGCAGGTGGCGAACTTCGCCGAGGCGTTCGCGGAGCTCGCGCTGATCGCCGAGCCGGCGGTGCTGCGGGGGCGGCGGTTCGGGAACGCCGTGCTGCTGGCCTCCGACGTGCCTCTGGAGGTGGGGGCGCTGGCCCGCCGGTGCGCGGCCGACGCGTTTCCCGCCAGGGTGGAGTACGGGGACGGGCTGGCCCGGTTCAGGAAGGGCGCGGCGCCGGTGACCGACGCGGACGCGGCCCCTTCCCCGGCGCCGCCGGAGGGCGCGTTCAGCCTGGGGTGA
- a CDS encoding MFS transporter, which translates to MSSPRTAAPRTPAGRRRPDWAGRNYSLLTGAAIITNLGSQGAHIAAAFAVMQTGGSVGDVGLIAAARTLPLVLFLLIGGAVADRLPRHRVMVAANVLNCLSQAAFAVLVLAGEPRLWQMMLLTALCGTGTAFFNPAAEGMLLSTVSGEHSNRAFALFRMAINGAGIGGAALGGAMIAAVGPGWVLAADAAAFAVAGALRSFLDVSHVPDRAPGGGLLSDLREGWVEVRTRPWLWSIVLQFSVVVAVVGAADAVYGPLVARDQLGGPAPWGVALAFFGVGTIAGAVLMMAWKPRRLLLVGTLCVFPLALPSAGLAVPLPVWGLCLVMFVSGAAIEVFGVNWMTAMHQEIPEEKFSRVTAYDWFGSVSMLPLATALAGPAEAAFGRTDALWGCAVLVVVPTALVLLVPDVRRMTRRTHGKTIATAARDQASAPSPSLAMAPAPAEQAPAETAGR; encoded by the coding sequence GTGAGCTCTCCCCGCACCGCAGCACCCCGCACGCCCGCCGGCCGCCGCCGACCCGACTGGGCCGGCCGCAACTACAGCCTGCTCACGGGTGCGGCGATCATCACGAACCTGGGGAGCCAGGGAGCGCACATCGCGGCCGCCTTCGCGGTCATGCAGACGGGCGGGTCCGTCGGCGACGTCGGCCTGATCGCCGCCGCCCGCACGCTGCCCCTCGTCCTCTTCCTGCTCATCGGCGGCGCCGTCGCCGACCGGCTGCCCCGTCACCGCGTGATGGTCGCGGCCAACGTCCTGAACTGCCTCTCGCAGGCCGCCTTCGCCGTCCTCGTCCTCGCGGGCGAACCCCGGCTGTGGCAGATGATGCTGCTGACCGCCCTGTGCGGCACCGGTACGGCCTTCTTCAATCCCGCGGCCGAGGGCATGCTGCTCTCCACGGTCTCCGGCGAACACTCCAACCGCGCCTTCGCGCTCTTCCGCATGGCGATCAACGGCGCCGGTATCGGCGGCGCGGCCCTCGGCGGCGCGATGATCGCCGCGGTGGGCCCGGGCTGGGTCCTGGCCGCCGACGCCGCCGCCTTCGCGGTGGCCGGTGCCCTGCGGAGCTTCCTCGACGTCAGCCACGTACCCGACCGGGCCCCCGGCGGCGGCCTGCTGTCCGATCTGCGCGAGGGCTGGGTGGAGGTCCGGACCCGCCCCTGGCTGTGGAGCATCGTGCTCCAGTTCTCCGTCGTGGTCGCCGTCGTCGGCGCCGCCGACGCGGTCTACGGGCCCCTGGTCGCCCGGGACCAGCTGGGCGGGCCCGCGCCCTGGGGCGTGGCCCTGGCCTTCTTCGGCGTCGGCACCATCGCCGGAGCCGTCCTGATGATGGCGTGGAAACCGCGCCGACTGCTGCTCGTCGGCACCCTGTGCGTGTTCCCGCTGGCGCTGCCGTCGGCGGGACTGGCCGTGCCGCTGCCCGTGTGGGGGCTGTGCCTGGTGATGTTCGTCAGCGGCGCCGCGATCGAGGTCTTCGGCGTGAACTGGATGACCGCGATGCACCAGGAGATCCCGGAGGAGAAGTTCTCCCGGGTCACCGCCTACGACTGGTTCGGCTCGGTGTCGATGCTCCCGCTGGCCACGGCGCTGGCGGGGCCCGCCGAAGCGGCCTTCGGCCGCACCGACGCCCTGTGGGGCTGCGCGGTCCTGGTCGTCGTGCCCACCGCCCTCGTCCTCCTGGTCCCGGACGTCCGCCGGATGACCCGCAGGACGCACGGCAAGACGATCGCCACGGCGGCCCGTGACCAGGCCTCGGCTCCGTCCCCGTCCCTGGCCATGGCCCCGGCCCCGGCCGAGCAGGCCCCCGCCGAGACCGCCGGCCGCTGA
- a CDS encoding DMT family transporter: protein MTALFALATAVLWGLADFGGGLLTRRIPALTVVVVSQIVAVVVLGAVVLGTGAWREAGPQLWFAVAAGLVGPVAMLSFYKALALGPMGVVSPLGSLGVVVPVTAGLMLGERPGLGQFAGIAVAVVGIVLAGGPELRGAPVQRQAVVLTLVAAFGFGAVMALIAEASSTVTGLFLALFVQRVTNVAVGGAALWTQTRRGIPALPAGAGPKLLWGLLPALAFVGLADVAANGTYSIAAQNGPVTMAAVLSSLYPVITALAAFAVLKERLRTVQAAGAGLALAGTVLLAAG from the coding sequence ATGACCGCCCTCTTCGCCCTGGCCACAGCCGTGCTGTGGGGGCTCGCCGACTTCGGCGGCGGGCTGTTGACCCGCCGGATCCCGGCGCTCACGGTGGTCGTCGTCTCCCAGATCGTCGCGGTCGTCGTGCTCGGCGCGGTGGTCCTCGGCACCGGCGCCTGGCGGGAGGCCGGTCCGCAGCTGTGGTTCGCGGTCGCCGCGGGCCTGGTCGGGCCGGTCGCCATGCTCAGCTTCTACAAGGCGCTGGCCCTCGGCCCGATGGGCGTGGTCTCGCCACTGGGCTCCCTGGGCGTGGTCGTACCCGTCACCGCGGGGCTGATGCTGGGCGAGCGGCCCGGCCTCGGCCAGTTCGCGGGCATCGCCGTGGCCGTCGTCGGCATCGTCCTCGCGGGCGGCCCGGAACTGCGCGGCGCACCCGTCCAGCGGCAGGCCGTCGTCCTCACCCTGGTCGCGGCCTTCGGCTTCGGCGCGGTCATGGCCCTGATCGCGGAGGCGTCCAGCACCGTCACCGGGCTGTTCCTCGCGCTGTTCGTACAGCGGGTCACCAATGTCGCCGTCGGTGGCGCCGCCCTGTGGACGCAGACCCGGCGCGGCATACCCGCCCTTCCGGCCGGCGCCGGCCCGAAGCTCCTGTGGGGGCTGCTGCCCGCCCTGGCCTTCGTCGGCCTCGCGGACGTAGCGGCGAACGGCACGTACTCCATAGCCGCCCAGAACGGCCCGGTCACCATGGCCGCCGTCCTGTCCTCGCTCTACCCGGTGATCACCGCACTGGCCGCCTTCGCCGTACTCAAGGAACGGCTGCGCACGGTCCAGGCCGCGGGCGCCGGCCTGGCCCTCGCCGGAACGGTCCTCCTGGCCGCGGGCTGA
- a CDS encoding DUF4442 domain-containing protein: MSADQMNVGELLAATVPMARTLNLQFLETTPERAVVRLPDQPDYHNHVGGPHAGAMFTLAESASGAIVLAAFGDQLSRAVPLAVKAEIGYKKLAKGVVTATATLGRPAAEVIAELDAGGRPEFPVTIAIQREDEAVTGEMTVVWTLRPNA; the protein is encoded by the coding sequence ATGAGCGCAGATCAGATGAACGTGGGCGAACTGCTCGCCGCGACGGTACCCATGGCCCGGACCCTGAACCTCCAGTTCCTGGAGACCACCCCCGAGCGCGCGGTCGTCCGGCTCCCGGACCAGCCCGACTACCACAACCACGTCGGCGGCCCGCACGCCGGCGCGATGTTCACCCTCGCCGAGTCCGCGAGCGGCGCGATCGTCCTGGCCGCCTTCGGCGACCAGCTCTCCCGCGCCGTGCCCCTCGCCGTCAAGGCCGAGATCGGCTACAAGAAGCTCGCCAAGGGCGTCGTGACCGCCACCGCCACCCTCGGCCGCCCGGCCGCGGAGGTCATCGCCGAACTCGACGCCGGCGGCCGCCCCGAATTCCCGGTCACCATCGCCATCCAGCGCGAGGACGAGGCCGTCACGGGCGAGATGACGGTCGTCTGGACCCTGCGCCCGAACGCGTAG
- a CDS encoding gamma carbonic anhydrase family protein, producing the protein MTYQAAQALVAGVGGKNPDIDPTAFTAPTSVVVGEVTLAAGASVWYSAVLRADCGPITLGADSNLQDNCTVHVDPGFPVSIGERVSIGHNAVVHGCTVEDDCLIGMGATVLNGAVIGAGSLVAAQALVPQGMVVPPGSLVAGVPAKVRRELTDEEREGIKVNALMYVELAKQHRASVTPDAP; encoded by the coding sequence ATGACGTACCAGGCGGCCCAGGCACTCGTGGCGGGCGTCGGCGGCAAGAACCCGGACATCGACCCGACGGCCTTCACGGCTCCGACCTCGGTCGTGGTCGGCGAGGTCACCCTCGCCGCGGGCGCGAGCGTCTGGTACTCGGCGGTGCTGCGCGCCGACTGCGGCCCGATCACGCTCGGCGCCGACAGCAACCTGCAGGACAACTGCACGGTGCACGTGGACCCCGGCTTCCCGGTCTCGATCGGCGAGCGCGTCTCCATCGGCCACAACGCCGTCGTGCACGGCTGCACCGTCGAGGACGACTGCCTGATCGGCATGGGTGCCACGGTGCTGAACGGCGCGGTGATCGGCGCCGGTTCGCTGGTCGCCGCGCAGGCGCTGGTCCCGCAGGGCATGGTCGTCCCGCCCGGCTCGCTGGTCGCGGGTGTACCCGCCAAGGTGCGGCGCGAGCTGACCGACGAGGAGCGCGAGGGCATCAAGGTCAACGCCCTGATGTACGTGGAGCTGGCCAAGCAGCACCGCGCCTCGGTGACCCCGGACGCTCCCTAG
- a CDS encoding DedA family protein: protein MHIQEWLETIPAVSIYLLVGLVIGLESLGIPLPGEIILVSSALLASQHGEIDPVVLGLCAIAGAIVGDSIGYAIGRRGGKPLLERLGRRFPKHFGPQQVAVAERSFEKWGMWAVFFGRFVALLRIFAGPLAGVLHMPYWRFLIANVLGGILWAGGTTAVIYSVGIVAEPWLKRFSWLALGLAVLFGLAVTLVVRSRMKKAAAAAGSDGAEIPSQQTARATVGE from the coding sequence GTGCACATCCAGGAATGGCTGGAGACGATTCCGGCGGTCAGCATCTATCTCCTGGTGGGTCTGGTCATCGGGCTGGAGAGCCTCGGCATCCCGCTGCCGGGAGAGATCATCCTCGTCAGCTCGGCGCTGCTGGCCTCGCAGCACGGGGAGATCGACCCCGTGGTCCTGGGGCTCTGCGCGATCGCCGGGGCGATCGTGGGCGACTCGATCGGTTACGCGATCGGCCGCCGGGGCGGCAAGCCGCTGCTGGAACGGCTGGGCCGGCGCTTCCCCAAGCACTTCGGACCCCAGCAGGTGGCGGTGGCGGAACGGTCCTTCGAGAAGTGGGGCATGTGGGCGGTCTTCTTCGGACGGTTCGTGGCGCTGCTGCGGATCTTCGCCGGGCCGCTGGCGGGCGTGCTGCACATGCCGTACTGGCGCTTCCTCATCGCCAACGTCCTCGGTGGCATCCTCTGGGCCGGCGGCACCACGGCCGTCATCTACTCGGTCGGGATCGTCGCCGAGCCGTGGCTGAAGCGGTTCTCCTGGCTGGCCCTGGGCCTCGCCGTGCTGTTCGGCCTCGCGGTGACGCTGGTGGTGCGCAGCCGGATGAAGAAGGCGGCCGCGGCCGCCGGGTCGGACGGGGCGGAGATCCCCTCGCAGCAGACGGCCCGGGCCACCGTCGGCGAGTGA
- a CDS encoding glycoside hydrolase family 3 protein, which yields MSEAVSRRSAMRLLAAAGTAGTALAAGACAPGVPPGAEARGTPPAAPAAAEGKGAARIDALLERLTLDEKTALLHGAPDPASLGQAGYVPGVARLGIPALRLADGPAGVHVARPATALPAPVLLASAFDPALAREYGRVLGREGRALGQDVLLSPMVNLIRTPYAGRNFETFAEDPRLTADLVGEMIRGIQDEGLIATVKHFALNNQEHGRDTVDVIAAEQTLHETELRGFEAAVAAGAGAVMGAYNKVNGVHACESKPLLDELLRGSWGFDGWVMSDWDATHSTVAAIGAGLDMEMPGGTHFGGPLREAVRGGSVPEAAVDLAVHRILTTMDRFGLLAAPPAARPARDAAAGARTARKVAAAGAVLLRNEHGTLPLTGAAARSIAVIGPTGQVPFVGGGGSAHVVPDGAAAPLTAIRRRAGNGSTVRYALGEDLYGRPLPAKLLTPAADMERRAVEPGRVWSHEGEFRLAADDEWTLLVHYTGKRPVVRLDGEELFPVRQGVAEYFAGGLLGSAPDGMSVRRSTLALKAGTHRLAVTAEGGDKGQRFRIRHTTGAIRAADLAEAVRTAKAARSVVLFAYEDATEGRDRTSLALPGGQERLIEAVAAANPRTTVVLNTSSSTTMPWLPRTGAVLQMYYPGQEGAGATADLLFGDVDPGGRLTQTFPADEQATPFGGDPLRYPGVGGRQEYSEGVHVGHRWYDAQRVTPLFPFGHGLSYTTWQYEKLTVRPERGGLRVEFTVRNTGRRKGTEVAQVYVGPSAELELDQPVRALAGYRRLVLPPGRAERVTLDITARALSSWDPERHAWVLGSGRRQVFVGRSSRELPLRSKAVVTSR from the coding sequence ATGAGCGAGGCCGTGTCCAGACGTTCCGCGATGCGACTGCTCGCGGCGGCGGGCACGGCGGGCACCGCTCTCGCGGCGGGCGCCTGCGCGCCCGGAGTGCCGCCGGGCGCGGAAGCCCGTGGGACGCCGCCCGCCGCACCGGCCGCCGCCGAGGGCAAGGGCGCCGCCCGGATCGACGCCCTGCTGGAGCGGCTCACCCTCGACGAGAAGACCGCCCTGCTGCACGGAGCCCCCGACCCCGCCTCCCTCGGCCAGGCCGGCTACGTACCCGGCGTGGCGCGCCTGGGCATCCCGGCGCTGCGCCTCGCCGACGGGCCCGCCGGGGTGCACGTGGCCCGGCCCGCCACCGCACTGCCCGCGCCGGTCCTGCTCGCCTCCGCCTTCGACCCGGCGCTCGCCCGCGAGTACGGCCGCGTCCTCGGCCGCGAGGGCCGGGCGCTCGGCCAGGACGTCCTGCTGTCGCCCATGGTCAACCTCATCCGCACCCCGTACGCGGGCCGGAACTTCGAGACCTTCGCCGAGGACCCGCGCCTGACCGCCGACCTGGTGGGCGAGATGATCCGCGGCATCCAGGACGAGGGCCTCATCGCCACCGTCAAGCACTTCGCCCTCAACAACCAGGAGCACGGCCGCGACACCGTCGACGTGATCGCCGCCGAGCAGACCCTCCACGAGACCGAGCTACGGGGCTTCGAGGCCGCCGTGGCGGCCGGCGCGGGCGCCGTCATGGGCGCCTACAACAAGGTCAACGGCGTCCACGCCTGCGAGAGCAAACCGCTCCTCGACGAACTGCTGCGCGGCAGCTGGGGGTTCGACGGCTGGGTGATGTCCGACTGGGACGCCACCCACAGCACCGTCGCCGCCATCGGCGCCGGCCTCGACATGGAGATGCCGGGCGGCACCCACTTCGGCGGGCCGCTGCGCGAGGCGGTGCGCGGCGGTTCCGTACCGGAGGCCGCCGTCGACCTCGCCGTCCACCGGATCCTGACCACCATGGACCGCTTCGGGCTGCTCGCGGCCCCGCCCGCAGCCCGGCCCGCGCGCGACGCCGCGGCCGGGGCCCGGACCGCCCGCAAGGTGGCCGCCGCGGGGGCGGTGCTGCTGCGCAACGAGCACGGCACCCTGCCCCTGACCGGCGCCGCCGCCCGCTCGATCGCGGTGATCGGACCGACCGGCCAGGTGCCCTTCGTCGGCGGAGGCGGCAGCGCGCACGTGGTCCCCGACGGGGCGGCCGCCCCGCTCACCGCCATCCGGCGACGGGCCGGGAACGGGTCGACCGTCCGCTACGCACTCGGTGAGGACCTGTACGGGCGGCCGCTCCCGGCGAAGCTGCTGACCCCGGCCGCCGACATGGAACGGCGGGCCGTGGAACCGGGGCGCGTCTGGAGCCACGAGGGGGAGTTCCGCCTCGCGGCCGACGACGAATGGACCCTGCTCGTCCACTACACCGGCAAACGGCCCGTCGTACGCCTCGACGGGGAGGAGCTGTTCCCCGTCCGGCAGGGCGTGGCCGAGTACTTCGCGGGCGGACTGCTCGGCTCCGCACCCGACGGGATGAGCGTCCGCCGCAGCACCCTCGCCCTCAAGGCGGGCACCCACCGGCTCGCCGTGACCGCCGAGGGCGGGGACAAGGGCCAGCGCTTCCGGATCCGGCACACCACCGGGGCGATCCGCGCCGCGGACCTCGCCGAGGCCGTGAGGACCGCGAAGGCGGCCCGCAGCGTGGTGCTGTTCGCCTACGAGGACGCCACCGAGGGCCGGGACCGGACCTCCCTGGCCCTCCCGGGCGGGCAGGAGCGGCTGATCGAGGCGGTGGCCGCCGCGAACCCCCGTACGACCGTCGTGCTCAACACCTCCTCCAGTACGACCATGCCCTGGCTCCCGCGGACCGGAGCGGTCCTCCAGATGTACTACCCGGGCCAGGAGGGCGCGGGAGCCACCGCCGACCTGCTCTTCGGGGACGTGGACCCGGGAGGCCGCCTCACCCAGACCTTCCCGGCCGACGAGCAGGCGACCCCGTTCGGCGGCGACCCGCTGCGCTACCCGGGCGTGGGCGGCCGGCAGGAGTACTCCGAGGGAGTCCACGTCGGCCACCGCTGGTACGACGCCCAGCGGGTGACCCCGCTGTTCCCCTTCGGGCACGGGCTCTCGTACACCACCTGGCAGTACGAGAAGCTCACCGTGAGGCCGGAGCGGGGCGGGCTGCGCGTGGAGTTCACCGTCCGCAACACAGGCCGCCGCAAGGGCACCGAGGTGGCCCAGGTGTACGTCGGCCCGTCCGCCGAGCTGGAGCTCGACCAGCCGGTGCGCGCACTGGCCGGGTACCGGCGACTGGTCCTGCCACCGGGCCGGGCGGAGCGGGTCACCCTCGACATCACCGCGCGGGCGCTGTCGTCGTGGGACCCGGAGCGGCACGCCTGGGTGCTGGGTTCCGGCCGACGTCAGGTGTTCGTGGGCCGTTCGTCACGTGAACTGCCACTGAGGTCCAAGGCGGTCGTGACGAGCCGATAG